From one Bacillus sp. FJAT-42376 genomic stretch:
- a CDS encoding NAD-dependent epimerase/dehydratase family protein: protein MSKTILITGANGFTGQHACRYFSEKGFRVIGTARKPVFLGEKVDLKLCDLTEESSVQALIKQTRPDYLLHLAGVSHVGKSWEDPVGTLKTNVLSTLYLLDAIYKEKPDCKSVITGSALQTDPANLQTVPHPYSFSKTIQALCSLAWGKLYQLDIVMAKPSNLIGPGKSAGVCSAFAEKIARMEHDESARVLTIDTPLAERDFLDVRDAVAGYNVLFEKGESGKTYDVCSGRTRTIREVAETYRKISPTPFRIDSKKDTPSIPAELGSPFQLKEMGWRPRYTFEDTLADTLQFYSHA, encoded by the coding sequence ATGAGTAAAACCATTTTAATAACAGGGGCAAATGGTTTTACTGGACAGCATGCATGCCGCTATTTTTCAGAAAAAGGGTTCCGGGTGATCGGAACAGCAAGAAAGCCGGTTTTCTTAGGGGAAAAAGTAGATTTGAAGCTTTGTGATTTAACAGAAGAATCATCTGTTCAAGCGTTAATTAAACAAACCCGGCCTGATTATCTTCTGCATTTAGCAGGAGTAAGCCATGTAGGGAAATCATGGGAAGATCCTGTTGGCACATTGAAAACAAATGTCCTCTCAACACTCTATTTACTTGACGCCATATATAAAGAAAAACCGGATTGCAAAAGTGTCATTACAGGATCTGCCCTTCAGACAGACCCTGCCAATTTGCAGACTGTTCCCCATCCTTACAGTTTCAGCAAAACGATTCAGGCTCTTTGCTCACTGGCTTGGGGGAAGCTGTATCAATTGGATATCGTGATGGCGAAACCTTCCAATTTAATTGGACCGGGAAAATCGGCAGGAGTTTGTTCAGCTTTTGCTGAGAAAATTGCACGCATGGAACATGATGAATCAGCACGGGTGCTGACAATCGATACCCCTCTTGCAGAAAGGGATTTCCTCGATGTGAGAGATGCAGTTGCGGGTTATAATGTCTTATTTGAAAAGGGAGAGTCCGGTAAGACGTACGATGTGTGTTCAGGGCGGACCCGCACCATTAGGGAGGTAGCTGAAACATACCGCAAAATTTCCCCAACCCCCTTTAGGATTGATTCAAAAAAAGATACTCCCTCCATTCCTGCCGAACTCGGCAGCCCATTTCAGCTGAAGGAAATGGGCTGGCGTCCCCGCTATACGTTTGAGGATACGCTCGCTGATACACTCCAATTCTACTCACATGCATAA
- a CDS encoding glycosyltransferase family 4 protein, with protein MKILLATYWAIPHLGGVWNYMVQTKGYLEALGHEVDMLGYGADNTFIHLVNKDRRVKKEDLMPVLHANINPETYPEIFANKLVEYTEFQRYCYELGAACLGLDGYDIIHTQDVIATSCISRVKPPETPLVATLHGSVAHEIRHQLKTIHKSPNSYMAKAYYDELESMGGHSSDLTIVANNWLKNILEDEFAIPSEQLKVMHYGYNILAFDSGLNERTDVVKPEGKKVIMFSGRLVELKGVQYLLEALAKLRKSNRDWVCWIAGDGEIKRELVIQSKVLGLGDSVKFLGVRDDLPALLKQSDIFVLPSLIENQPLSLIEAQLAGNAIAVSDVGGLPEMVEDGVTGLLFPTSDSDKLTDVLLDLVTDDELRTRLGTAAKEWARVHWDLATGIRKLTDVYESLIKKS; from the coding sequence ATGAAGATTTTACTGGCCACCTATTGGGCCATCCCCCATTTAGGCGGGGTGTGGAATTACATGGTCCAGACAAAAGGGTATTTGGAAGCGCTCGGACACGAAGTAGATATGCTGGGCTACGGGGCAGATAATACATTCATTCACCTAGTAAACAAAGACCGGAGAGTGAAAAAAGAAGACTTAATGCCAGTCCTTCATGCGAATATTAATCCGGAAACTTATCCTGAAATTTTTGCCAATAAATTAGTAGAATATACAGAATTTCAGAGATACTGCTACGAATTGGGAGCTGCCTGTTTAGGTCTTGACGGGTACGACATCATTCATACTCAGGATGTCATCGCTACCTCTTGCATCAGCCGCGTAAAACCTCCTGAAACTCCGCTAGTAGCAACTCTTCATGGTTCCGTAGCCCATGAAATCCGGCATCAGCTGAAAACGATACACAAATCCCCGAATTCATACATGGCTAAGGCTTACTATGATGAACTGGAAAGCATGGGCGGGCACTCATCGGACTTGACGATTGTTGCGAACAACTGGCTGAAAAACATTCTTGAGGATGAATTTGCGATCCCGTCTGAACAGCTGAAGGTGATGCACTACGGCTATAATATTCTGGCGTTTGATTCAGGTCTGAATGAGCGGACAGATGTAGTAAAACCCGAAGGAAAAAAGGTCATCATGTTCTCGGGAAGGCTCGTGGAGTTAAAAGGAGTTCAATATCTTTTGGAAGCTCTTGCAAAGCTTAGAAAGTCCAATAGAGACTGGGTTTGCTGGATTGCAGGAGATGGAGAGATAAAAAGGGAACTCGTGATCCAGTCAAAGGTGCTTGGACTTGGAGACAGTGTAAAGTTCCTCGGTGTAAGGGATGATCTCCCGGCACTGCTAAAGCAATCAGATATTTTTGTTCTTCCAAGCTTGATTGAAAACCAGCCGCTTTCATTGATTGAAGCCCAGCTGGCAGGAAACGCAATTGCCGTCAGTGATGTCGGCGGTTTACCTGAAATGGTCGAGGACGGAGTGACCGGACTCCTGTTTCCAACAAGTGATTCAGACAAATTGACAGACGTTTTATTGGACCTGGTCACCGATGATGAACTCCGAACCCGGCTGGGAACAGCTGCGAAAGAATGGGCAAGAGTTCACTGGGATCTTGCTACAGGAATTCGCAAATTAACGGATGTTTATGAGAGCCTGATAAAAAAATCATAA